CTGTCGATGGGCAACAGCCGCGCGCCAGACTGGCTGACGGCGTCCATGAACAGACTGCCGGACATGACCAGCGCTTCCTTGTTCGCCAGCAATACGCGCTTGCCTGCCCTGACCGCCGCCAATGTAGGGGCAAGACCCGCAGCGCCGACGATGGCAGCCATGACTGCATCGACGCGCTCATCTGCAGCCACGCTGGACAACGCCTCGGGGCCGTGCAGCACCCGGGTGCGCTTTCCTGCCGCTGCCAGGGATGCCTGCAGCGCTGCGGCCTGGCTCGCGCCGGCGACCACCGCATGGACGGGATCGTGCTCGATGCACTGCGCGAGCAGCACATCCATACGGCTGTGCCCGGTGAGCGCAAACAGCCCATAGCGATCCGGATGGCGGGCAATGACGTCCAGCGTGCTGACACCAATCGATCCGGTTGCACCGAGAATGCAGATTTGGCTGATGGTCACCCGAGGCGGCTCCCGACCAGCAGCCAGAACAGGGCGAATACCGGAATAGCAGCAGTGAGACTGTCAATACGATCCATCACACCGCCGTGACCGGGCAGCAGGTTACTGCTGTCCTTCATGCCCTGCTCGCGCTTGAAGACACTCTCGGTGAGATCGCCAACCACTGAAAAGAGCACCACCAGCAGGGCGCCGACCAGACCCAGCAACACATCAGGCAATGGCCAGCCGAGATACAGCAAGGTGCCCAGTGTCGCCACCTGAGTAAAGAAGACCCCGCCAAACAGTCCTTCGCGGGTCTTGCCCGGACTGACCTTGGGCAGCAGCTTGTTGCGGCCGAAGTTCTTGCCTGCAAAGTAGGCGCCGATATCGGCGATCCATACCAGCAGAAGCACGGCAAGGATCAGCAGC
Above is a window of Halopseudomonas nanhaiensis DNA encoding:
- a CDS encoding phosphatidate cytidylyltransferase; this encodes MLKQRIITAVILAPLAIAGFVFLHGPLFALFVGAIVTLAAWEWARLGGETTQKGRIIYAAAVALLMAGLYRDGWPAQYIFIPALLWWIFATVLIIRYPNGRGVWAGSMICQLFGLLVLLPAWYGLIWLREQPSGLLLILAVLLLVWIADIGAYFAGKNFGRNKLLPKVSPGKTREGLFGGVFFTQVATLGTLLYLGWPLPDVLLGLVGALLVVLFSVVGDLTESVFKREQGMKDSSNLLPGHGGVMDRIDSLTAAIPVFALFWLLVGSRLG